A genomic region of Capra hircus breed San Clemente chromosome 19, ASM170441v1, whole genome shotgun sequence contains the following coding sequences:
- the DDX5 gene encoding probable ATP-dependent RNA helicase DDX5, protein MSGYSSDRDRGRDRGFGAPRFGGSRAGPLSGKKFGNPGEKLVKKKWNLDELPKFEKNFYQEHPDLARRTAQEVETYRRSKEITVRGHNCPKPVLNFYEANFPANVMDVIARQNFTEPTAIQAQGWPVALSGLDMVGVAQTGSGKTLSYLLPAIVHINHQPFLERGDGPICLVLAPTRELAQQVQQVAAEYCRACRLKSTCIYGGAPKGPQIRDLERGVEICIATPGRLIDFLECGKTNLRRTTYLVLDEADRMLDMGFEPQIRKIVDQIRPDRQTLMWSATWPKEVRQLAEDFLKDYIHINIGALELSANHNILQIVDVCHDVEKDEKLIRLMEEIMSEKENKTIVFVETKRRCDELTRKMRRDGWPAMGIHGDKSQQERDWVLNEFKHGKAPILIATDVASRGLDVEDVKFVINYDYPNSSEDYIHRIGRTARSTKTGTAYTFFTPNNIKQVSDLISVLREANQAINPKLLQLVEDRGSGRSRGRGGMKDDRRDRYSAGKRGGFNTFRDRENYDRGYSSLLKRDFGAKTQNGVYSAANYTNGSFGSNFVSAGIQTSFRTGNPTGTYQNGYDSTQQYGSNVPNMHNGMNQQAYAYPATAAAPMIGYPMPTGYSQ, encoded by the exons ATGTCGGGTTATTCGAGTGACCGAGACCGTGGCCGGGATCGAGG GTTTGGTGCTCCTCGATTTGGAGGTAGTAGGGCAGGGCCCTTATCTGGAAAGAAGTTTGGAAACCCTGGAGAGAAACTGGTTAAAAAGAAGTGGAATCTTGATGAGCTGCCCAAGTTTGAGAAGAATTTTTATCAAGAACACCCCGATTTGGCTAGGCGTACAGCA CAAGAGGTAGAGACATACAGAAGAAGCAAGGAAATTACAGTTAGAGGTCATAACTGCCCAAAGCCAGTCCTGAATTTTTATGAGGCAAACTTCCCTG CAAATGTCATGGATGTGATTGCAAGGCAGAACTTCACTGAACCCACAGCTATTCAAGCTCAGGGATGGCCAGTTGCTCTGAGTGGATTGGATATGGTTGGGGTAGCACAAACTGGATCTGGGAAGACTTTGTCT TATTTGCTGCCTGCCATTGTCCACATCAATCATCAACCATTCCTAGAGAGAGGTGATGGGCCTATT TGCTTGGTGCTGGCACCTACTCGGGAACTGGCCCAACAGGTGCAGCAAGTAGCTGCTGAATACTGTAGAGCATGTCGCTTGAAGTCTACTTGCATTTATGGTGGTGCTCCCAAGGGACCACAAATACGTGATTTGGAGAGAG GTGTGGAAATCTGTATTGCAACACCTGGAAGACTGATAGACTTTTTAGAATGTGGGAAAACCAATCTAAGAAGAACCACCTACCTTGTCCTTGATGAAGCAGATAGAATGCTTGATATGGGATTTGAACCCCAAATAAGGAAGATTGTGGACCAGATCAGA CCTGATAGGCAAACCCTAATGTGGAGTGCTACTTGGCCAAAAGAAGTAAGACAGCTTGCTGAAGATTTCCTGAAAGACTATATTCATATAAACATTGGGGCACTAGAACTGAGTGCAAATCACAACATTCTTCAGATTGTGGATGTGTGTCATGACGTAGAAAAGGATGAAAA gcTTATTCGTCTAATGGAAGAGATCATGAGTGAAAAGGAGAATAAAACCATTGTTTTTGTTGAAACCAAAAGAAGATGTGATGAGCTCACTAGAAAAATGAGGAGAGATGG GTGGCCTGCCATGGGTATCCATGGTGACAAGAGTCAACAGGAACGTGACTGGGTTCTAAATG AATTCAAACATGGAAAGGCTCCTATTCTGATTGCTACAGATGTGGCCTCCAGAGGGCTAG ATGTGGAAGATGTGAAATTTGTCATCAATTATGACTACCCTAACTCCTCAGAGGATTATATTCATCGAATTGGAAGAACTGCTCGCAGTACCAAAACAGGCACAGCATACACTTTCTTTACACCTAATAACATAAAGCAAGTGAGCGACCTTATCTCTGTGCTTCGGGAAGCTAATCAAGCAATtaatcctaagttgcttcagttggtcGAAGACAGAGGTTCAG GTCGATCCAGGGGTAGAGGAGGCATGAAGGATGACCGGCGGGACAGATACTCTGCGGGCAAAAGGGGTGGATTTAATACATTTAGAGACAGGGAAAATTATGACCGCGGTTACTCTAGTCTGCTTAAGAGAGATTTTGGGGCAAAAACTCAGAATGGTGTTTACAGTGCTGCAAATTACACCAATGGGAGCTTTGGAAGTAATTTCGTGTCTGCTGGTATACAGACCAGTTTTAGGACTGGTAATCCAACAGGGACTTACCAGAACGGTTATGATAGCACTCAGCAATATGGAAGTAACGTTCCAAATATGCACAATGGTATGAACCAACAGGCATATGCATATCCTGCTACTGCAGCTGCGCCTATGATTGGTTATCCGATGCCAACAGGATATTCTCAATAA
- the POLG2 gene encoding DNA polymerase subunit gamma-2, mitochondrial isoform X1, translating to MRSAPAIRACRRVSRCLLSGFGGQVDGRQPEQLSERTGSFVGPVRSRAELPRNEPREAPESGGEGSEALVEICHKRRFLSGTKQQLSRDSLLNGCHPGLGPLGIELRKNLAAEWWSSVVVFREQVFPVDALHREPGPSLPVDNGFRLVSAETLREILQDKELSKEQLVAFLENLLNTSGKLRENLLHGALEHYVSYLDLINKRLPFGLAQIGVCFHPVSDTKQTPDGVKRIGEKTEASLVWFTSARTASQWLDFWLRHRLLWWRKFAVSPSNFSSGDCQDEAGRKGNKLYYNFPWGKEPIETLWNLGDHELLHMYPGSVALLQGRDGRKNVVPSVLSINGDLDRGMLAYLYDSFQLTENSFTRKKDLHRKVLKLHPCLAPIKVALDVGRGPTVELRQVCQGLFNELLENGISVWPGYLETVQSSLEQLYSKYDEMSILFTVLITEATLENGLIQLRSRDTTMKEMMHISKVKDFLTKYISSAKNV from the exons ATGCGCTCCGCCCCAGCCATCAGAGCCTGCCGGAGAGTCTCCCGGTGCCTGTTGTCTGGGTTTGGGGGTCAAGTAGATGGGAGGCAGCCGGAACAGTTGTCGGAACGGACAGGCTCCTTCGTAGGGCCCGTGAGGTCGCGAGCGGAGCTGCCCCGAAACGAGccgagagaggcccccgagtcTGGTGGTGAGGGGAGTGAGGCGCTGGTAGAGATCTGTCACAAGAGACGTTTCCTCAGTGGCACCAAGCAGCAGCTTAGCCGAGATTCTCTTCTAAACGGATGCCACCCCGGCCTTGGCCCCTTGGGCATAGAGTTGCGGAAGAACCTAGCGGCCGAATGGTGGTCCTCGGTGGTGGTGTTCAGGGAGCAGGTCTTCCCGGTAGACGCCCTCCATCGTGAACCAGGTCCTTCACTGCCCGTGGACAATGGCTTCAGGTTAGTTTCTGCAGAAACGCTGCGCGAAATCTTGCAAGACAAAGAGCTGAGTAAGGAACAGCTAGTAGCATTTCTTGAGAACTTACTAAACACTTCTGGGAAACTACGGGAGAACCTTCTTCACG GTGCCTTGGAGCACTATGTTAGTTACCTGGATCTGATAAACAAGAGGCTGCCTTTTGGCCTTGCTCAGATTGGAGTGTGTTTTCACCCTGTGTCTGATACTAAGCAGACCCCTGATGGTGTTAAAAG AATCGGTGAAAAGACTGAAGCTTCTCTGGTATGGTTTACTTCAGCAAGAACTGCAAGCCAGTGGCTTGATTTCTGGTTACGTCATCGACTCCTATGGTGGAGAAAG tttgctgtgagtCCATCTAACTTCAGCAGTGGAGACTGTCAGGATGAAGCAGGCCGAAAAGGAAACAAACTTTACTACAATTTTCCCTGGGGAAAGGAGCCAATAGAAACCCTGTGGAATCTAGGCGATCATGAACTTTTACACATGTATCCTGGAAGTGTGGCTCTATTACAG GGCCGAGACGGGCGGAAAAACGTGGTTCCTTCTGTTTTATCTATAAATGGAGATCTAGACCGAGGCATGCTGGCCTACCTCTATGATTCTTTCCAGCTAACAGAAAACTCCTTTACAAGAAAGAAAGATCTTCATAGAAAG GTGCTTAAACTTCACCCTTGTTTGGCCCCTATTAAAGTTGCTTTGGATGTGGGACGAGGCCCAACAGTGGAACTAAGACAG GTTTGTCAAGGGCTGTTTAATGAATTACTAGAGAATGGAATTTCTGTGTGGCCTGGTTATTTGGAAACCGTGCAGTCTTCACTGGAACAACTTTATTCAAA atATGATGAAATGAGTATCCTCTTCACAGTGTTGATTACTGAAGCTACTTTGGAGAATGGATTAATACAgttgagaagcagagacaccacAATGAAGGAGATGATGCATATATCCAAAGTAAAAGACTTTTTAACTAAATATATATCATCAGCTAAGAATGTATAG
- the POLG2 gene encoding DNA polymerase subunit gamma-2, mitochondrial isoform X2: MRSAPAIRACRRVSRCLLSGFGGQVDGRQPEQLSERTGSFVGPVRSRAELPRNEPREAPESGGEGSEALVEICHKRRFLSGTKQQLSRDSLLNGCHPGLGPLGIELRKNLAAEWWSSVVVFREQVFPVDALHREPGPSLPVDNGFRLVSAETLREILQDKELSKEQLVAFLENLLNTSGKLRENLLHGALEHYVSYLDLINKRLPFGLAQIGVCFHPVSDTKQTPDGVKRIGEKTEASLVWFTSARTASQWLDFWLRHRLLWWRKFAVSPSNFSSGDCQDEAGRKGNKLYYNFPWGKEPIETLWNLGDHELLHMYPGSVALLQVLKLHPCLAPIKVALDVGRGPTVELRQVCQGLFNELLENGISVWPGYLETVQSSLEQLYSKYDEMSILFTVLITEATLENGLIQLRSRDTTMKEMMHISKVKDFLTKYISSAKNV; the protein is encoded by the exons ATGCGCTCCGCCCCAGCCATCAGAGCCTGCCGGAGAGTCTCCCGGTGCCTGTTGTCTGGGTTTGGGGGTCAAGTAGATGGGAGGCAGCCGGAACAGTTGTCGGAACGGACAGGCTCCTTCGTAGGGCCCGTGAGGTCGCGAGCGGAGCTGCCCCGAAACGAGccgagagaggcccccgagtcTGGTGGTGAGGGGAGTGAGGCGCTGGTAGAGATCTGTCACAAGAGACGTTTCCTCAGTGGCACCAAGCAGCAGCTTAGCCGAGATTCTCTTCTAAACGGATGCCACCCCGGCCTTGGCCCCTTGGGCATAGAGTTGCGGAAGAACCTAGCGGCCGAATGGTGGTCCTCGGTGGTGGTGTTCAGGGAGCAGGTCTTCCCGGTAGACGCCCTCCATCGTGAACCAGGTCCTTCACTGCCCGTGGACAATGGCTTCAGGTTAGTTTCTGCAGAAACGCTGCGCGAAATCTTGCAAGACAAAGAGCTGAGTAAGGAACAGCTAGTAGCATTTCTTGAGAACTTACTAAACACTTCTGGGAAACTACGGGAGAACCTTCTTCACG GTGCCTTGGAGCACTATGTTAGTTACCTGGATCTGATAAACAAGAGGCTGCCTTTTGGCCTTGCTCAGATTGGAGTGTGTTTTCACCCTGTGTCTGATACTAAGCAGACCCCTGATGGTGTTAAAAG AATCGGTGAAAAGACTGAAGCTTCTCTGGTATGGTTTACTTCAGCAAGAACTGCAAGCCAGTGGCTTGATTTCTGGTTACGTCATCGACTCCTATGGTGGAGAAAG tttgctgtgagtCCATCTAACTTCAGCAGTGGAGACTGTCAGGATGAAGCAGGCCGAAAAGGAAACAAACTTTACTACAATTTTCCCTGGGGAAAGGAGCCAATAGAAACCCTGTGGAATCTAGGCGATCATGAACTTTTACACATGTATCCTGGAAGTGTGGCTCTATTACAG GTGCTTAAACTTCACCCTTGTTTGGCCCCTATTAAAGTTGCTTTGGATGTGGGACGAGGCCCAACAGTGGAACTAAGACAG GTTTGTCAAGGGCTGTTTAATGAATTACTAGAGAATGGAATTTCTGTGTGGCCTGGTTATTTGGAAACCGTGCAGTCTTCACTGGAACAACTTTATTCAAA atATGATGAAATGAGTATCCTCTTCACAGTGTTGATTACTGAAGCTACTTTGGAGAATGGATTAATACAgttgagaagcagagacaccacAATGAAGGAGATGATGCATATATCCAAAGTAAAAGACTTTTTAACTAAATATATATCATCAGCTAAGAATGTATAG